One genomic segment of Coffea arabica cultivar ET-39 chromosome 6e, Coffea Arabica ET-39 HiFi, whole genome shotgun sequence includes these proteins:
- the LOC140009940 gene encoding uncharacterized protein yields MEEALCPKISMEFQSEDEVYNFYNRYGLVLEFSVRRDYLNKDKDGVVTSRRYAYCKEECAHMMRSQRKVSISHGAQAEIANDAGISLKQTHELMGKETGRLDNIGYTRDDLKRYL; encoded by the exons ATGGAGGAAGCATTGTGTCCTAAGATCAGCATGGAGTTTCAGTCAGAAGATGAGGTATACAACTTCTATAATAGGTACGGATTAGTTCTTGAATTCAGTGTTCGGAGAGACTACTTGAACAAGGATAAAGATGGTGTAGTTACATCGAGAAGGTACGCATATTGCAAAGAAG AATGTGCTCATATGATGCGTTCGCAAAGAAAGGTAAGTATTTCTCACGGAGCCCAAGCTGAGATTGCAAATGATGCAGGAATATCCTTGAAACAAACCCATGAACTCATGGGAAAAGAGACAGGTAGATTAGACAATATTGGCTACACTCGTGATGACTTAAAACGCTATCTATGA